The window GCGGCGCCTCAGCGTGCCGTGTACCCGCCGTCGATGACGAGCTCGCTGCCGGTCACGAACTTCGACTCGTCGGACGCGAGGTAGAGGATGCCGTAGGCGATGTCGTCGGGTTCGCCCATGTGCCCGATCGGGTGGAGCGCGTCGATCGCCTGGCGACCCTGCTCGACGTCGCCCTGCTCGGCGAGGAAGTGCTCGACCATCGGCGTCCAGATGAACCCGGGGTGCACCGAGTTCACCCGAATGTTGTCCGCCGCGTACAGCAGGGCGTCCGTCTTGCTCATGAGCCGCACGCCGCCCTTCGCCGCGTGGTACGGCGGCGCATCGGGCGCGCCGATCAGCCCGTAGATCGACGAGAGGTTGACGATGCTCCCGCCGCCGTTCCGCCGCAGGTGCGGGATGGCGTGCTTCGTGCACAGGAAGACGCCCGTCAGGTTGATCGAGATGACGCGGTTCCACTCCTCGAGGGCGATCTCGTGCGTGGGCTTGTTGACCCCGGAGATCCCGGCGTTGTTGACGAGGACGTCGAGGTGGTCGTAGGTGTCGACCACCTCGCCGAAGACCTGCGCCACCTCGTGCTCGTCGCTCGTGTCGAGGTGCCAGTAGCGTGCCTCGCCGCCTTCGCTCGCGATGGCCTTGACCGTGTCGTGGCCCGCTTCGTCCTGCACGTCGGTGACCGCGACGGCTGCGCCCTCCCGGGCGAGCAGGAGCGCCGCGGCACGGCCGATCCCCGACGCCGCGCCCGTGACGATCGCCACCTTCCCCTCGACCCGACCCATGGCTGCCTCCCTGTGCCGACACCGCCGCTGCCGCCCGTGACCTCGCGGTCGCGGGGCGATGCCCATGCAAGCAGCGCCACGGCCGGCCCGGCAGAGCCGAAGGTCCCCTCACCGGTCCTCCCGGTCGGCGCACGGCGGCGCCGGCGGGTGCCCGTCGGCGAGGCTCGCAGCGCCGAGCGCTCGCGCTCGCCCGGCTACGACAGCGGTGCGGAGGCTTCCTCGCGCTCGAGCCGTCGCGTGCGCAGGCGGTGCCCGACGAAGGCAGCGATCGCCACGACGGCGAGGGCGACGAGCACGTAGCCGGCGAGCGAGAACCCGTGCACGACCGAGTGCCAGGCGCTGCCGAGCGCCCGGCCGGCGGCGGTCACCGCGACGACGTAGCAGGCGGTGCCGACGAGGCTGAGCACCCCGAAGCGCACCGCCGGCATGTCCGCGATGCCGGCGACGACCGACGTGAACGAGCGGAGGATCGGCATCGCCCGGCCGACGAGCACGGCCACCTCGCCACGTCCCGACAGCCACCGCTCCGCCCGGTCGAGGTCCGCGTTCGTGAGGAGCACGTAGCGGCCGACGCGCTCGACGAGCGGGCGACCGCCGAAGCGCCCGATCCCGTAGGCGGCGAGCGAGCCGGCGAGCTCTGCCAGCGTGCCGATCACGAGGACGGCGACGA of the Acidimicrobiales bacterium genome contains:
- a CDS encoding DedA family protein produces the protein MESFLSHAGYGALVLFAFVEACCVPIPSEITFGFAGFLVYEHRLSFVAVLVIGTLAELAGSLAAYGIGRFGGRPLVERVGRYVLLTNADLDRAERWLSGRGEVAVLVGRAMPILRSFTSVVAGIADMPAVRFGVLSLVGTACYVVAVTAAGRALGSAWHSVVHGFSLAGYVLVALAVVAIAAFVGHRLRTRRLEREEASAPLS
- a CDS encoding glucose 1-dehydrogenase encodes the protein MGRVEGKVAIVTGAASGIGRAAALLLAREGAAVAVTDVQDEAGHDTVKAIASEGGEARYWHLDTSDEHEVAQVFGEVVDTYDHLDVLVNNAGISGVNKPTHEIALEEWNRVISINLTGVFLCTKHAIPHLRRNGGGSIVNLSSIYGLIGAPDAPPYHAAKGGVRLMSKTDALLYAADNIRVNSVHPGFIWTPMVEHFLAEQGDVEQGRQAIDALHPIGHMGEPDDIAYGILYLASDESKFVTGSELVIDGGYTAR